A DNA window from Kineococcus endophyticus contains the following coding sequences:
- a CDS encoding TerC family protein codes for MGLDLNVPLWAWVALGVVIVVMLAIDLLGHRGAHVIQFKEAAIWSGVWVAMALVFGGIIFWAYGAEAGTAYTTAWLLEKSLSVDNLFVFALIFGYFKVPREYQHRVLFLGVLGALLFRGIFLGVGVAVVERFTAILFVFGAILLWSAWKMLKDDDTDMDPSTNIGVRMLKKVIPLKDEYHGTKFFIKEAGKRYGTPLLAVVAAIEAADLIFAVDSVPAVLAVSDEAFIVYSSNAFAILGLRALYFMLSGLLERFHLLSKALAFILAFIGVKLFFQAGHEVISPSIPHIPTYVSLGVIVVSLTLAIVLSLKRPAPDSGSDEVDGDEPQRAVEDTPTKH; via the coding sequence ATGGGTCTGGACCTCAACGTCCCCCTCTGGGCCTGGGTGGCGCTCGGCGTCGTCATCGTCGTCATGCTGGCGATCGACCTGCTCGGTCACCGCGGGGCCCACGTCATCCAGTTCAAGGAAGCCGCCATCTGGAGCGGTGTCTGGGTCGCGATGGCGCTGGTCTTCGGCGGCATCATCTTCTGGGCCTACGGGGCCGAGGCCGGGACGGCGTACACGACGGCCTGGTTGCTCGAGAAGAGCCTGTCCGTCGACAACCTCTTCGTCTTCGCGCTGATCTTCGGGTACTTCAAGGTGCCCCGTGAGTACCAGCACCGCGTGCTGTTCCTCGGTGTCCTCGGCGCCCTGCTCTTCCGCGGCATCTTCCTCGGCGTCGGCGTGGCCGTCGTCGAGCGGTTCACCGCCATCCTCTTCGTCTTCGGCGCGATCCTGCTGTGGTCGGCCTGGAAGATGCTGAAGGACGACGACACCGACATGGACCCGAGCACCAACATCGGCGTCCGCATGCTCAAGAAGGTCATCCCGCTGAAGGACGAGTACCACGGCACGAAGTTCTTCATCAAGGAGGCCGGCAAGCGCTACGGCACCCCGCTGCTCGCGGTGGTCGCCGCCATCGAGGCCGCCGACCTGATCTTCGCCGTCGACAGTGTCCCCGCCGTCCTCGCGGTCTCGGACGAGGCGTTCATCGTCTACTCGTCCAACGCCTTCGCGATCCTGGGTCTGCGCGCCCTGTACTTCATGCTCTCGGGCCTGCTCGAGCGCTTCCACCTGCTGAGCAAGGCGCTGGCCTTCATCCTCGCCTTCATCGGCGTGAAGCTGTTCTTCCAGGCCGGGCACGAGGTCATCAGCCCCTCGATCCCGCACATCCCGACCTACGTGAGCCTCGGCGTCATCGTCGTCTCCCTCACCCTGGCGATCGTCCTCAGCCTCAAGCGGCCGGCCCCGGACTCCGGGTCCGACGAGGTGGACGGTGACGAACCGCAGCGCGCGGTGGAGGACACCCCCACCAAGCACTGA
- a CDS encoding PucR family transcriptional regulator, with amino-acid sequence MPEPRPAQPDATRLEAVLQVVAQDAARDAGGIDPALLGDFLDAVWRAVVSGRRLSTARTARYRAVGEEAAASGVALRALLDLYLSAAWRLWRSLPPVQDAAADPEGVVTAGEVVLRATDDAVAALTEGYQIARRQLVRREESRRREFVDDLLAGTSDLPGLLRRAPRYGLDLTGPHAVCVVRADAPFTDGTPKVAAIERRLQGAQADADALVATKDGALVLVFAAPDRAAVAEVLDRLRDVLGSPQRTGWRAGVGRPGPGAGGVVGSYEQARRALELGDRVGVTDPVADASDLLVYEVLLRDRDVATDLVESTLGGLRGVRGGIEPFLETLEAYLAAGGNATEAARRLHLSVRAVTYRLARVRDLTGTDPTRPAQRFGVQAAVLAARALGWPGQAS; translated from the coding sequence GTGCCCGAACCACGCCCCGCACAGCCCGACGCCACGCGGCTCGAGGCCGTCCTGCAGGTCGTCGCGCAGGATGCCGCACGCGACGCCGGCGGCATCGACCCGGCCCTGCTCGGCGACTTCCTCGACGCCGTCTGGCGGGCGGTCGTCTCCGGACGCCGGCTGTCGACGGCCCGCACGGCCCGCTACCGGGCGGTGGGCGAGGAGGCCGCCGCCTCGGGGGTCGCGCTGCGCGCCCTGCTGGACCTCTACCTGTCCGCGGCCTGGCGGTTGTGGCGCTCCCTGCCCCCCGTCCAGGACGCCGCCGCCGACCCCGAGGGCGTGGTGACGGCCGGCGAGGTCGTCCTGCGCGCCACCGACGACGCCGTCGCGGCCCTCACCGAGGGGTACCAGATCGCCCGCCGGCAGCTCGTTCGCCGCGAGGAGTCCCGTCGCCGCGAGTTCGTCGACGACCTGCTCGCCGGCACCTCCGACCTGCCGGGCCTGCTGCGCCGCGCACCCCGCTACGGCCTGGACCTCACCGGCCCCCACGCCGTCTGCGTCGTGCGCGCCGACGCCCCCTTCACCGACGGCACCCCCAAGGTCGCGGCGATCGAACGCCGGCTGCAGGGAGCGCAGGCCGACGCCGACGCGCTGGTCGCGACCAAGGACGGAGCCCTGGTGCTCGTCTTCGCCGCCCCCGACCGCGCCGCCGTGGCCGAGGTCCTCGACCGGTTGCGCGACGTCCTCGGCAGTCCGCAGCGCACGGGCTGGCGCGCCGGCGTCGGACGGCCGGGTCCGGGGGCCGGGGGCGTGGTGGGGTCCTACGAGCAGGCGCGCCGCGCCCTCGAGCTCGGTGACCGCGTGGGCGTCACCGATCCCGTGGCCGACGCCTCCGACCTGCTCGTCTACGAGGTCCTGCTGCGCGACCGCGACGTCGCCACCGACCTCGTCGAGTCGACCCTCGGCGGGCTGCGCGGTGTCCGCGGAGGGATCGAGCCGTTCCTGGAGACGCTCGAGGCCTACCTCGCCGCCGGGGGCAACGCGACCGAGGCGGCGCGGCGCCTGCACCTGTCGGTCCGGGCCGTCACGTACCGCCTGGCCCGGGTGCGCGACCTCACCGGCACCGACCCCACCCGCCCCGCCCAGCGCTTCGGGGTGCAGGCCGCCGTGCTCGCCGCGCGGGCCCTGGGGTGGCCCGGCCAGGCGTCCTGA
- a CDS encoding D-alanyl-D-alanine carboxypeptidase family protein, with protein MLSPTARTTARPARLRAALLIAATAAGALTTGVVVPAATAAPVATPVVAPAAVRADEPPTQAQLDEARRQAAESAAKLAQAQADLAAAQGRLDALAQQAGEALETYQQAMEAKYAAENEEQLQRQRLAEAEAALEQGRKDLGQWASQTYRGGASLQEYSGFVTVLKGGPTDDTASAIASAKRIGDGRTNAVEAFDRAQREQADATTRAADAAAEATRQAEIAVAAKQQADTLVAQQRSQVDALTVLQAAASGTATSDSARAATLASNLAAAQAQAQAAAAAATAGGFAAVGDCETGINLSGFANGLIPRNALCPLASSPNHVLRSDAANAFAALNQAYASEFGSNIAITDSYRTLAEQIEVKARKPGLAAKPGTSRHGLGIAVDLGGGIQNATSAQHLWMDRNAALYGWINPAWAQNRGGQFEPWHWEFTG; from the coding sequence GTGCTCTCCCCCACGGCCCGCACCACCGCTCGACCCGCCCGCCTGCGCGCGGCGCTGCTCATCGCGGCGACCGCTGCCGGGGCCCTGACCACCGGCGTCGTGGTCCCGGCCGCGACGGCCGCCCCCGTCGCCACCCCCGTCGTCGCCCCCGCGGCCGTGCGGGCCGACGAGCCGCCGACGCAGGCCCAGCTCGACGAGGCCCGCCGGCAGGCGGCCGAGTCCGCCGCCAAGCTCGCCCAGGCGCAGGCCGACCTCGCCGCCGCGCAGGGCCGCCTCGACGCGCTGGCCCAGCAGGCCGGCGAGGCGCTGGAGACGTACCAGCAGGCCATGGAGGCCAAGTACGCGGCCGAGAACGAGGAGCAGCTGCAGCGCCAGCGCCTCGCCGAGGCCGAGGCCGCACTGGAGCAGGGCCGCAAGGACCTCGGGCAGTGGGCCTCGCAGACCTACCGCGGCGGCGCGTCCCTGCAGGAGTACTCCGGGTTCGTCACCGTCCTCAAGGGCGGCCCCACCGACGACACCGCCAGCGCGATCGCCTCCGCCAAGCGCATCGGCGACGGCCGCACCAACGCCGTCGAGGCCTTCGACCGGGCCCAGCGCGAGCAGGCCGACGCGACCACCCGCGCCGCCGACGCGGCCGCCGAGGCCACCCGCCAGGCCGAGATCGCCGTCGCCGCCAAGCAGCAGGCCGACACCCTCGTCGCCCAGCAGCGCAGCCAGGTCGACGCCCTCACCGTCCTGCAGGCCGCGGCCTCGGGCACCGCGACGTCCGACTCGGCCCGCGCCGCCACCCTCGCCTCCAACCTCGCCGCCGCCCAGGCGCAGGCCCAGGCCGCCGCGGCCGCCGCCACCGCCGGTGGGTTCGCCGCCGTCGGCGACTGCGAGACGGGCATCAACCTCTCCGGGTTCGCCAACGGGCTCATCCCCCGCAACGCCCTGTGCCCGCTGGCCAGCTCGCCCAACCACGTGCTGCGCTCGGACGCGGCCAACGCGTTCGCGGCCCTCAACCAGGCCTACGCCTCCGAGTTCGGGTCCAACATCGCGATCACCGACTCCTACCGCACCCTGGCCGAGCAGATCGAGGTCAAGGCCCGCAAGCCCGGGCTCGCCGCCAAGCCCGGCACCAGCCGGCACGGCCTGGGCATCGCCGTCGACCTCGGCGGCGGCATCCAGAACGCCACCTCCGCCCAGCACCTGTGGATGGACCGCAACGCCGCCCTCTACGGCTGGATCAACCCGGCCTGGGCCCAGAACCGCGGCGGGCAGTTCGAGCCGTGGCACTGGGAGTTCACGGGCTGA
- a CDS encoding glycerophosphodiester phosphodiesterase family protein, with translation MVPRPPARHAFCAWDGPIAMAHRGFSADGPARGLENTLPAFAAAVDLGFTYLETDVRATADGVLVAFHDEHLDRVTDGRGDLSDLTWEQVSRLRVAGREGVPRLEDVLAAFPDARFNLDVKTEAAVAGLGDVLRRTRAHGRVLVTAFAEGRRRAALAAAGGREATSASSLGTALALAGSALRLPVLTRCALGRVDAVQVPVRQGGIDVVSARFVDTVHRAGAQVHVWTVDDAAQIGALLDLGVDGIITDRADVLKDVLVARGEWRA, from the coding sequence ATGGTCCCCCGGCCGCCGGCCCGGCACGCCTTCTGCGCCTGGGACGGCCCGATCGCGATGGCCCACCGGGGCTTCTCCGCGGACGGGCCGGCGCGGGGGCTGGAGAACACGCTCCCCGCCTTCGCAGCCGCCGTCGACCTCGGCTTCACCTACCTCGAGACCGACGTGCGGGCCACGGCCGACGGCGTCCTCGTCGCCTTCCACGACGAGCACCTCGACCGCGTCACCGACGGCCGCGGCGACCTGTCCGACCTCACCTGGGAGCAGGTCAGCCGCCTGCGCGTCGCCGGACGCGAGGGCGTCCCCCGTCTCGAGGACGTCCTGGCGGCCTTCCCCGACGCCCGCTTCAACCTCGACGTCAAGACCGAGGCCGCCGTCGCCGGTCTCGGCGACGTGCTGCGCCGCACCCGCGCCCACGGGCGGGTGCTCGTCACCGCCTTCGCCGAAGGCCGCCGCCGCGCCGCCCTCGCCGCCGCCGGGGGACGGGAGGCCACCTCCGCCAGCTCCCTCGGCACCGCCCTGGCCCTGGCCGGCAGCGCCCTGCGCCTGCCCGTCCTGACCCGCTGCGCCCTCGGCCGCGTCGACGCCGTCCAGGTGCCCGTCCGGCAGGGCGGGATCGACGTCGTCTCGGCCCGCTTCGTCGACACCGTCCACCGCGCCGGTGCCCAGGTCCACGTGTGGACCGTCGACGACGCCGCCCAGATCGGCGCCCTGCTCGACCTCGGCGTGGACGGGATCATCACCGACCGCGCCGACGTCCTCAAGGACGTGCTGGTCGCCCGCGGTGAGTGGCGGGCATGA
- a CDS encoding MFS transporter has translation MSTVDPTLLRARRSWYVYDWANSAFVTTTQTVLFSPYLTVLARRAACPEQPTGCTRDLSVLGLPVSPGSVALYTITLATLLSAVLLPFVGALADRTRHRHRLLGGFAWVGAAAATAMVTMGGDRWWLGVLLALVAVVSLTCSLVVNDALLCDVSDPDERDAVSSRGWAAGYLGGFTLLAVNLLVVSSPGTFGLTDEWAVRVSLASAGLWWGLFTIVPVLGLRRLPPRPVPAVATTQGPFRQLLTTLRGLRHHPQVLRFLLAYLIFNDGIQTVIAASSVYGQEELGFTSAQLLTTVLLVQAVAFVGALAFGRIAGRYGAQRTVLGGLALWIVVVLSAFAVPRGAFGTWLALAVLIGLVLGGTQALSRSLFSRLVPRGAEAEYFSLYQAGERGTSWLGTLVFGLVAQLTGSYRPALVALLAFFVVGAVLLTRVDVAAGVQQAQNGTDPVR, from the coding sequence GTGAGCACCGTCGACCCGACCCTGCTGCGGGCCCGCCGGTCCTGGTACGTCTACGACTGGGCGAACTCCGCGTTCGTCACCACGACCCAGACGGTCCTGTTCTCGCCCTACCTCACCGTCCTCGCCCGCCGGGCCGCCTGCCCCGAACAGCCCACCGGCTGCACGCGCGACCTGTCCGTCCTGGGCCTGCCCGTCTCCCCCGGCTCCGTCGCCCTCTACACGATCACCCTCGCCACACTGCTGTCCGCCGTCCTGCTGCCCTTCGTCGGGGCCCTCGCCGACCGCACCCGGCACCGGCACCGGCTGCTGGGCGGGTTCGCCTGGGTCGGTGCCGCCGCGGCCACCGCCATGGTCACGATGGGCGGGGACCGCTGGTGGCTCGGTGTCCTGCTCGCCCTCGTCGCCGTCGTGAGCCTGACCTGCTCCCTCGTCGTCAACGACGCGCTGCTGTGCGACGTCTCCGACCCCGACGAGCGGGACGCCGTGTCCTCCCGCGGGTGGGCGGCGGGCTACCTCGGCGGGTTCACCCTCCTCGCGGTCAACCTCCTCGTCGTCTCCAGTCCCGGCACCTTCGGCCTCACCGACGAGTGGGCCGTGCGCGTCTCCCTCGCCTCCGCCGGGCTGTGGTGGGGCCTGTTCACGATCGTCCCGGTCCTCGGCCTGCGCCGGCTGCCCCCGCGCCCCGTCCCGGCGGTGGCGACCACCCAGGGTCCGTTCCGCCAGCTCCTCACCACCCTGCGCGGACTGCGCCACCACCCGCAGGTGCTGCGCTTCCTGCTGGCCTACCTGATCTTCAACGACGGCATCCAGACCGTCATCGCCGCCTCCAGCGTCTACGGGCAGGAGGAGCTCGGCTTCACCTCCGCGCAACTGCTGACCACCGTCCTGCTGGTGCAGGCCGTCGCCTTCGTGGGGGCACTCGCGTTCGGGAGGATCGCCGGCCGGTACGGCGCCCAGCGGACCGTCCTCGGCGGACTCGCGCTCTGGATCGTCGTCGTGCTGAGCGCCTTCGCCGTCCCCCGCGGGGCGTTCGGCACCTGGCTGGCGCTCGCCGTCCTCATCGGCCTCGTCCTCGGCGGGACGCAGGCGCTGTCCCGCTCGCTCTTCAGCCGGCTCGTCCCGCGGGGCGCCGAGGCCGAGTACTTCAGCCTCTACCAGGCGGGGGAACGCGGCACGAGCTGGCTGGGGACGCTGGTCTTCGGCCTCGTCGCGCAGCTGACCGGCTCCTACCGCCCGGCGCTCGTGGCCCTGCTGGCGTTCTTCGTCGTCGGCGCAGTGCTGCTCACCCGGGTGGACGTGGCGGCCGGGGTTCAACAGGCACAGAACGGTACCGATCCAGTACGTTGA
- a CDS encoding RNA polymerase-binding protein RbpA: MSERNLRGSRLGGASLESEAGVEPAERQQVTYHCPNGHSVTVPMSLEADVPPLWECRCGAEALRADTDAPEKKAGKPARTHWDMLLERRTIAELEVLLDERLELLRSRELIKRSA, encoded by the coding sequence ATGAGCGAGCGCAACCTACGAGGGTCCCGCCTCGGAGGCGCCAGCCTCGAGAGCGAAGCGGGCGTGGAGCCGGCCGAGCGCCAGCAGGTCACGTACCACTGCCCGAACGGTCACTCCGTCACGGTGCCCATGTCGCTGGAGGCCGACGTGCCTCCGCTGTGGGAGTGCCGCTGCGGGGCCGAGGCACTGCGGGCCGACACCGACGCTCCGGAGAAGAAGGCCGGCAAGCCGGCGCGCACGCACTGGGACATGCTCCTGGAGCGGCGCACCATCGCCGAGCTCGAGGTGCTGCTGGACGAGAGGCTCGAGCTGCTCCGCAGCCGCGAGCTGATCAAGCGCAGCGCCTGA
- a CDS encoding FxsA family protein, which produces MSAQPARRRRWTAAVPIAFVLLVVLEVWLLVQLGHVIGGGWVLVLLLAETFGGLLVLRRAGRRALDAFRQTASVPFGAPVPGQEPGVVGNAVLAGLGGALLVVPGLLSDVLGLLCIIPPTRRLLRRLFVRVVRQRVERAVREAGGSVPGRVVPGDVVDGEVVEDPRELGR; this is translated from the coding sequence GTGAGCGCGCAGCCCGCGCGACGTCGCCGCTGGACGGCGGCGGTCCCGATCGCGTTCGTCCTGCTCGTCGTCCTCGAGGTGTGGCTGCTCGTCCAGCTCGGCCACGTCATCGGGGGCGGCTGGGTCCTGGTGCTCCTGCTGGCCGAGACCTTCGGCGGGCTGCTGGTGCTGCGGCGGGCGGGCCGCCGGGCCCTGGACGCGTTCCGGCAGACGGCGTCCGTGCCGTTCGGGGCGCCCGTGCCCGGGCAGGAACCGGGGGTCGTCGGCAACGCCGTGCTCGCCGGGCTCGGCGGGGCCCTCCTCGTCGTCCCGGGGCTGCTGAGCGACGTCCTGGGGTTGCTGTGCATCATCCCGCCGACGCGCCGGTTGCTGCGCCGGCTGTTCGTGCGCGTGGTCCGGCAGCGGGTCGAACGGGCCGTGCGCGAGGCCGGCGGGTCGGTCCCCGGACGCGTCGTCCCCGGCGACGTGGTCGACGGCGAGGTCGTCGAGGACCCCCGCGAACTCGGCCGCTGA
- the lnt gene encoding apolipoprotein N-acyltransferase, translating into MPSRPVDPAPPRLPLSLLLAVLGGVAAWAAFPGTVSREGWWFTAVLAVTLLALATHRVRARRGFAAGLLFGLAFMFPHLAWSGTYVGLLPWSALTVVCALFYAVLGAFLPRLQRARWRLAPLAVATGWVALEAARARFPFEGFPWGRLAFSQADAPTLGLAALGGSPLVTFGVSLAGALLASAVLALLRLPAPAGAPRGVPRLRPAVLFAVAAVAVAASGALVPRPTAAEDGTKFVAAVQGNVPEAGLEFNAERRAVLDNHARATEALARAVDAGTVRQPDMVLWPENSSDIDPYENPDAAAVIDQAARDVRAPLLVGAVLDGPGRYVSNTGLVVTPDQGLTGARDDDSRHYVKQRPAPFGEYMPYRSFFRMFSDKVDLVSRDFVHGDHVGLLRMDGVPVGDVICFEVAFDDTVRDSVRAGAQFLVVQTNNATFGYSDEAVQQLAMSRLRAVESGRAVVQISTVGVSAIISPDGVAHDESSLFTTDVLTGDVALRTTQTLATRVGDAPELVLTALALLLLLTARRGDRRRPRGGAPAPERSADPVPAA; encoded by the coding sequence GTGCCTTCCCGCCCGGTCGATCCCGCCCCGCCGCGGCTGCCGCTGAGCCTGCTGCTCGCCGTCCTCGGAGGGGTCGCCGCCTGGGCCGCGTTCCCCGGGACCGTGTCGCGGGAGGGCTGGTGGTTCACCGCCGTCCTGGCCGTCACCCTGCTGGCGCTGGCCACGCACCGGGTGCGGGCGCGGCGGGGGTTCGCCGCGGGCCTCCTCTTCGGCCTCGCCTTCATGTTCCCCCACCTCGCCTGGAGCGGGACGTACGTCGGTCTGCTGCCGTGGTCGGCCCTCACTGTCGTCTGCGCGCTCTTCTACGCCGTGCTCGGCGCGTTCCTGCCCCGTCTGCAGCGCGCGCGCTGGCGCCTCGCGCCGCTGGCCGTCGCGACGGGCTGGGTCGCCCTGGAGGCCGCCCGGGCCCGCTTCCCCTTCGAGGGCTTCCCGTGGGGCCGGCTCGCCTTCTCCCAGGCCGACGCCCCGACGCTGGGCCTGGCCGCGCTCGGAGGCTCCCCCCTGGTGACGTTCGGCGTGTCGCTGGCGGGTGCCCTCCTCGCCTCGGCCGTGCTCGCGCTGCTGCGGCTGCCCGCGCCGGCCGGTGCGCCCCGGGGGGTGCCCCGGCTGCGACCCGCGGTCCTGTTCGCCGTGGCCGCCGTCGCCGTCGCCGCGTCCGGTGCCCTGGTCCCGCGTCCCACCGCGGCCGAGGACGGCACGAAGTTCGTGGCGGCCGTGCAGGGCAACGTCCCCGAGGCCGGACTGGAGTTCAACGCCGAACGCCGCGCCGTCCTGGACAACCACGCCCGCGCCACGGAGGCGCTGGCCCGCGCCGTCGACGCCGGCACCGTCCGGCAGCCGGACATGGTGCTGTGGCCGGAGAACTCCAGCGACATCGACCCGTACGAGAACCCCGACGCCGCCGCGGTCATCGACCAGGCCGCCCGCGACGTCCGGGCACCCCTGCTCGTCGGCGCCGTCCTCGACGGCCCGGGCCGGTACGTCTCCAACACCGGGCTCGTCGTGACCCCCGACCAGGGGCTCACCGGCGCCCGCGACGACGACAGCCGGCACTACGTCAAGCAGCGGCCCGCCCCCTTCGGCGAGTACATGCCGTACCGCTCGTTCTTCCGGATGTTCAGCGACAAGGTCGACCTCGTCTCGCGCGACTTCGTCCACGGTGACCACGTCGGGCTGCTGCGGATGGACGGCGTGCCGGTCGGCGACGTCATCTGCTTCGAGGTGGCCTTCGACGACACCGTGCGCGACTCCGTCCGCGCCGGGGCGCAGTTCCTCGTCGTGCAGACCAACAACGCGACGTTCGGCTACTCCGACGAGGCCGTCCAGCAGCTCGCCATGTCCCGCCTGCGGGCCGTGGAGTCGGGCCGGGCGGTCGTGCAGATCTCCACCGTCGGCGTCAGCGCGATCATCAGCCCCGACGGCGTCGCCCACGACGAGTCGTCGCTGTTCACGACGGACGTGCTCACCGGTGACGTCGCGCTGCGGACGACGCAGACGCTCGCCACGCGCGTCGGGGACGCTCCGGAGCTGGTCCTGACCGCGCTGGCGCTGCTCCTGCTGCTCACCGCCCGTCGCGGTGACCGTCGCCGCCCCCGGGGTGGCGCCCCCGCCCCGGAGCGGTCGGCCGACCCGGTGCCGGCCGCGTGA
- a CDS encoding amidohydrolase — MLVEGSTVAWVGPDEAAASWTRDGDEVVELEGRLVTPAFVDAHVHLTETGLRHTGLDLHGVVGPQELLAAVAARAVPGELLAGFGWDESRWGAAAVPTRAELDRAAPSTPVVLSRVDGHSALVSSALAHAAGLRDLPGWDEDGWVRGDAHHAALDARWAALTPDAADRARRSALRAAAAAGIGTVHEMSGRWLAPPGDLPALQRLASEEPLPHVVGYLAEHVDSVGRAREVLAAAAAAGADLAGLGGDLTVDGALGSRTAALRADYADAPGARGSLHLDATAVADHLHACTLAGVQAAFHAIGDAALDVVVAALEAVAADLGVPAVASAGHRVEHAVVADAAVVQAFARLGTAVSAQPAFGATWGGPGGVYAQRLGEREQHVQDLAAFAAAGVPLAFGSDTPVTPFAPWAAVRAAGFPAREEHAVSVRAAFLAHTRGGHRLAGRGHPGVLRPGAPATYAVWDVQDLLVQAPDRRLSGWSTDARSGTPGLPDLSPGAPEPVCRRTVVDGVVVHDGNE, encoded by the coding sequence ATGCTCGTCGAGGGCTCGACGGTCGCGTGGGTGGGCCCGGACGAGGCCGCCGCGTCCTGGACCCGCGACGGCGACGAGGTCGTCGAGCTCGAGGGCCGGCTCGTCACCCCGGCGTTCGTCGACGCGCACGTCCACCTCACCGAGACCGGTCTGCGGCACACCGGCCTGGACCTGCACGGGGTCGTGGGGCCGCAGGAGCTGCTGGCCGCCGTCGCCGCGCGCGCCGTGCCGGGTGAGCTGCTGGCCGGGTTCGGCTGGGACGAGTCGCGCTGGGGCGCCGCGGCGGTGCCGACGCGGGCCGAGCTGGACCGCGCGGCTCCCAGCACCCCCGTCGTCCTGTCCCGCGTCGACGGCCACAGCGCCCTCGTCAGCTCCGCCCTCGCCCACGCCGCCGGCCTGCGGGACCTGCCCGGTTGGGACGAGGACGGCTGGGTGCGCGGGGACGCCCACCACGCGGCTCTCGACGCCCGCTGGGCGGCTCTGACCCCCGACGCCGCCGACCGGGCCCGCCGCAGCGCCCTGAGGGCCGCGGCGGCCGCGGGCATCGGCACCGTGCACGAGATGTCGGGCCGCTGGCTCGCGCCGCCCGGTGACCTGCCGGCGCTGCAGCGGTTGGCCTCCGAGGAGCCGCTCCCGCACGTCGTGGGGTACCTCGCCGAGCACGTCGACTCCGTCGGGCGGGCCCGCGAGGTCCTGGCGGCGGCGGCCGCCGCAGGGGCGGACCTCGCCGGGCTCGGCGGCGACCTCACCGTCGACGGGGCCCTCGGCTCGCGCACGGCGGCCCTGCGAGCGGACTACGCCGACGCTCCCGGTGCGCGCGGATCCCTGCACCTGGACGCCACGGCCGTGGCCGACCACCTCCACGCGTGCACGCTCGCGGGGGTGCAGGCCGCCTTCCACGCCATCGGCGACGCCGCCCTCGACGTCGTCGTGGCCGCCCTGGAGGCGGTGGCGGCCGACCTCGGCGTCCCCGCGGTCGCGTCGGCCGGGCACCGGGTCGAGCACGCGGTCGTCGCCGACGCGGCCGTCGTGCAGGCCTTCGCCCGCCTCGGCACGGCCGTCAGCGCCCAGCCGGCGTTCGGGGCGACCTGGGGTGGGCCCGGCGGCGTCTACGCGCAGCGGCTCGGCGAGCGGGAGCAGCACGTCCAGGACCTCGCCGCGTTCGCCGCCGCCGGGGTCCCCCTGGCCTTCGGCTCCGACACCCCGGTGACGCCGTTCGCGCCGTGGGCGGCGGTCCGGGCGGCGGGGTTCCCCGCGCGCGAGGAGCACGCCGTCTCCGTGCGCGCCGCGTTCCTGGCCCACACGCGCGGCGGGCACCGGCTCGCGGGTCGCGGTCACCCGGGGGTGCTGCGACCGGGGGCCCCCGCGACGTACGCCGTCTGGGACGTGCAGGACCTCCTCGTGCAGGCGCCCGACCGGAGGCTGTCCGGGTGGAGCACGGACGCGCGGTCGGGCACGCCGGGCCTGCCCGACCTGTCGCCGGGCGCGCCGGAGCCGGTGTGCCGGCGGACCGTCGTCGACGGGGTCGTCGTCCACGACGGGAACGAGTGA
- a CDS encoding DUF6612 family protein, translating into MTDHSTTRPTSRRRRRIGTLAAGGAVVLALGLGACGGGDDSASGTPSQGTSTSSPATQLTAFEAVKASAKNSKEAGSAKFSLTMTGSGQAAAVGNVSADGSFDSTKGAFEMTMNLPAEAGGTKLTMRFVDGAAYLSGAPLTAEGQWMKVPLDQMGATGLDTAQMDPTKQLEQLEGVAEDVKELPAQDIRGVQAKGYSGTIDATKAIEQLPAEQQTEEAKKAAAELGSIPFTLYVDEKDRPVRMTEDVTVEGSTLKVQMDFFDWGSKVDVSAPDPSTVKEMPSMEGMTGEATAPAAA; encoded by the coding sequence ATGACCGACCACTCGACCACTCGCCCGACCTCGCGGCGCCGTCGCCGCATCGGGACGCTGGCGGCCGGCGGTGCGGTCGTCCTCGCGCTCGGCCTCGGGGCCTGCGGCGGCGGTGACGACTCGGCCTCCGGCACCCCGTCCCAGGGGACCTCGACCTCCTCTCCCGCCACGCAGCTGACGGCGTTCGAGGCCGTGAAGGCGTCGGCCAAGAACTCCAAGGAGGCCGGCAGCGCCAAGTTCTCCCTGACGATGACCGGCAGCGGCCAGGCCGCCGCCGTCGGCAACGTCTCCGCGGACGGGTCCTTCGACTCGACCAAGGGCGCCTTCGAGATGACCATGAACCTGCCGGCCGAGGCCGGCGGGACCAAGCTCACGATGCGCTTCGTCGACGGTGCGGCCTACCTGTCCGGCGCCCCGCTGACGGCCGAGGGCCAGTGGATGAAGGTGCCGCTGGACCAGATGGGCGCGACGGGCCTGGACACGGCGCAGATGGACCCGACCAAGCAGCTCGAGCAGCTCGAGGGCGTGGCCGAGGACGTCAAGGAGCTCCCGGCGCAGGACATCCGCGGCGTCCAGGCCAAGGGCTACTCCGGGACCATCGACGCCACCAAGGCGATCGAGCAGCTCCCGGCCGAGCAGCAGACGGAGGAGGCCAAGAAGGCCGCCGCCGAGCTCGGGTCGATCCCCTTCACGCTGTACGTCGACGAGAAGGACCGCCCGGTCCGCATGACCGAGGACGTCACGGTCGAGGGCTCGACGCTGAAGGTCCAGATGGACTTCTTCGACTGGGGCTCGAAGGTCGACGTGTCCGCTCCGGACCCCTCCACCGTCAAGGAGATGCCGAGCATGGAGGGCATGACCGGCGAGGCGACGGCTCCCGCCGCGGCCTGA